The DNA region ttttttaaataaaactgggtTGTGATGTATTATTAGATTTGGTTTGTTAAAATTGTGTTCAGGATTTTTACATGTTCTCATAAGAGACTCTGGcctttaattttccatttttgtaataTGTTGTCAGATGTTGGTGTTAAAGctatgctggtctcataaaatgagttgtgAAGTGTTCCATcgttttcttctctctgtgtaATCTTGTTATTAATTCTCCTCTGAATGTTTACTGGTAGAGTTCACTGGTGAAGGTATCAGAGCCTGGAATctcattttgttgtgttttatttcactgggaagttttcagttttgCGAGAGGTGTCAGAGTCTGTTCGGTGTAGGGGGCAAAGTCCCAGAGCCTTGCCAGCAATGAGCAGCGGACTTACTTAGGCACAAATTAGGGGCAATCCTTCAAGCAGTTCCGCCAGACTGAAGATGAGGGTCTGCTTCAGAACAAGAGATGAAGCCAATAGTAGGGGGAATCCTGGaagtgagagagacacagaatgGCTGAGATAAACTCCTCACACGTTCTTGGCTGACTAGAATATTACACATGAGTgaagagacccaggagagcccaCGGAAAAGCAAAAGACAGCCTTTCAACCAGAACCGCCACCTTCCAGTAATTTGCCCAAAAGACCAATACAAAGGGTAAGAGGAGAGGTACCTGCTACGTGTTCTCTTGgccttttagaaaacatggagtTGTTCCTTTGGCCACATACATGGGAATTTACAAGAAAGGTGATATTGTGGACGTCAAGGGAATGGGCACTGTTCAAAAAGGAACGCTCCACAAACGTTACCGAGGCAAAACTGGAAGCGTCCACAGTGTTACCCAGCATGCTGTTGGCATTGCTGTAAACAAACAAGTGAAGGGCAAGATTCTTGCCACGAGAATTAAGGTACATATGGAGCATATTAAGCACTCAAAGAGCCGAGCTAGCTTCCTGAAGTGggtgaaggaaaatgatcagaggggctcttgggtggctcagtcgttaagcgtcttgccttcagctcaggtcatgatcccaggtcctgggatcgagccccacatcgggctccctgctccgagggaagcctgcttctccctctccc from Neomonachus schauinslandi chromosome 6, ASM220157v2, whole genome shotgun sequence includes:
- the LOC110588169 gene encoding 60S ribosomal protein L21-like; the protein is FAQKTNTKGKRRGTCYVFSWPFRKHGVVPLATYMGIYKKGDIVDVKGMGTVQKGTLHKRYRGKTGSVHSVTQHAVGIAVNKQVKGKILATRIKVHMEHIKHSKSRASFLKWVKENDQRGSWKKKEAQDKGTWVQLKYQPAPPRVLVRANGKEPELLEPSPYEFMA